One part of the Coffea eugenioides isolate CCC68of unplaced genomic scaffold, Ceug_1.0 ScVebR1_1302;HRSCAF=2128, whole genome shotgun sequence genome encodes these proteins:
- the LOC113755205 gene encoding 14 kDa zinc-binding protein-like, which yields MVAAMNSLFLFRGPLTIRALAFVKASNSIPIRSLPLFHRPPFSFRRTMSSTGATNDEETSARVAAADADTGGPTIYDKIIAKEIPSTIVYEDDKVLAFRDINPQAPVHVLVIPKSRDGLTQLGKAEKRHGEILGELLYAAKIVAEKEGIVDGFRVVINSGPTACQSVYHLHLHVLGGRQMAWPPG from the exons ATGGTGGCTGCCATGAACTCCCTCTTCCTGTTCCG TGGCCCTCTGACTATAAGAGCTCTGGCTTTTGTCAAAGCTTCCAATTCCATCCCAATAAGAAGCCTTCCTCTATTTCATCGCCCCCCTTTTAGCTTTCGCAG AACCATGTCCTCTACCGGTGCCAcaaatgatgaagaaacttcTGCTCGAGTAGCTGCAGCAGATGCTGATACTGGAGGACCAACCAT ATATGACAAGATTATTGCAAAGGAAATTCCTTCCACCATAGTATATGAGGATGACAAGGTTCTGGCATTTCGAGATATCAACCCACAGGCTCCAGTGCATGTTTTAGTCATACCAAAATCAAGGGATGGGTTAACACAGCTTGGCAAG GCTGAAAAAAGACATGGAGAAATACTGGGTGAGCTTCTCTATGCAGCCAAAATTGTGGCCGAAAAAGAAGGCATTGTCGATGGTTTTCGTGTTGTTATTAATAGTGGGCCAACAGCAT GTCAATCCGTCTACCATCTGCACTTGCACGTACTTGGTGGAAGGCAGATGGCATGGCCACCAGGCTGA